The Siniperca chuatsi isolate FFG_IHB_CAS linkage group LG7, ASM2008510v1, whole genome shotgun sequence genome includes a window with the following:
- the LOC122879308 gene encoding olfactory receptor 13G1-like: protein MPLQNASIKVTEFIIGGFDTTKRPMVVGVVILITYVLAVLANIVNILFIIYDKRLHKPMYLLICNLAVVDILYTSSASPTMIRVLLAGVNTIAYVPCLIQMFVFHLGWVMEMFALTVMAFDRLIAISYPFQYHSYLTNVRTLVLTYILWIVACGFVAVTPATVLPLPHCYSKLMYTFCDYAAVIRTTCVDPNYYFNLTTVISFFFLFFTFTFICLSYICIIFFVKLSSNDDKRKMGSTCLSHLIVVTCYYCPLFILIVLTRLGVVLTLEARHGLMIGAILGPSLVNPFVYCLRTKEMKYKIFKIFKQV, encoded by the coding sequence ATGCCTTTACAGAATGCTTCAATCAAAGTTACAGAATTTATTATAGGTGGTTTTGACACAACCAAAAGGCCTATGGTAGTTGGTGTGGTTATATTGATTACCTATGTTCTAGCTGTTCTTGCCAATATAGTAAATATCCTCTTCATTATTTATGACAAGAGATTACACAAACCAATGTATCTTCTGATTTGCAACCTTGCTGTTGTTGATATACTCTACACCTCCAGTGCCAGTCCCACAATGATCAGGGTTCTACTTGCTGGTGTTAATACTATAGCCTATGTGCCGTGCttaattcaaatgtttgttttccactTGGGATGGGTGATGGAGATGTTTGCTTTAACGGTTATGGCATTTGATCGATTGATTGCTATTAGCTATCCTTTTCAGTACCACAGTTATTTAACAAATGTGCGCACTCTTGTCCTTACATATATCCTGTGGATTGTTGCCTGTGGTTTTGTGGCTGTAACGCCTGCAACTGTGCTTCCTCTCCCTCACTGCTACTCAAAGCTGATGTACACTTTCTGTGACTATGCTGCCGTAATACGAACTACTTGTGTTGACCCTAATTACTATTTCAATCTGACTACTGTCatatcattcttttttttatttttcactttcacttttatttgcctgtcatacatatgtataatattttttgtgaaattatcctcaaatgatgacaaaagaaaaatgggcAGCACTTGTTTGAGTCACTTGATCGTGGTAACGTGTTACTACTGTCCATTATTTATCCTCATTGTCTTGACCAGGTTAGGTGTGGTATTAACTCTTGAGGCGCGCCATGGCTTAATGATCGGAGCCATCCTCGGTCCATCTCTTGTAAATCCTTTTGTGTACTGTCTTAGgacaaaagaa